The Litoribacterium kuwaitense genome contains a region encoding:
- a CDS encoding YycH family regulatory protein: MNNKKIKEHIKSAVLIILIVGSLFLTWSIWTYQPQYAEAPNAEYVQNVAIGDQQALNDVIQPVVAIYHGQAGMTGTMRRNQVENLFALLKRSQFGEVKELNPEVEGVEYENLIDQQVEFIMSTPLPLSLLDQWLLVEREVAETGTFDRMIVDTSQPTARLLFVSFADKAIYAAPIRDLNQAAFNEEVNRILTGAPAFFAYEPNLDTRIYLPEGNVDVPKLTYSTMHLSAGKFRDALFSNPSLVKKDTGDSGEELYTDGTRLLRVYNDQQRLAYINPVQNSFGQLSGEDLILRSHDFIDDHAGWTDTYRLYDYSLPGQFASYRLYIDQYPVFQTKGMYGFSSLYVSFKSSDIYEYVRLMSRLRFEFDRNNVVLDSGRELIAQLRAQNQFDEDRIQDIKIGYEMTRQPNTNPVILSFQPVWYIKHDQSWQKLIPPAEGS; encoded by the coding sequence ATGAACAATAAAAAAATCAAAGAACATATTAAATCCGCCGTGTTGATTATTCTAATCGTTGGAAGTTTGTTTTTAACGTGGAGCATTTGGACGTATCAGCCTCAGTATGCAGAAGCACCAAACGCTGAGTATGTCCAAAACGTTGCGATCGGTGATCAGCAGGCATTAAACGATGTCATCCAGCCAGTGGTTGCCATTTACCATGGACAAGCGGGAATGACTGGTACGATGCGGCGCAACCAAGTGGAGAACTTATTTGCGCTGCTGAAAAGAAGCCAGTTTGGTGAGGTGAAGGAGCTGAATCCAGAGGTCGAAGGGGTAGAATATGAAAATCTCATTGACCAGCAAGTGGAATTCATCATGTCGACCCCCTTACCGCTTTCATTACTTGACCAATGGCTTCTCGTTGAAAGAGAGGTTGCGGAGACCGGGACATTTGATCGTATGATCGTCGATACAAGTCAGCCGACAGCCCGCCTTTTGTTTGTTTCTTTTGCAGATAAAGCGATTTACGCCGCACCTATTAGGGATCTAAATCAAGCTGCCTTTAATGAAGAAGTTAATCGTATTCTTACAGGTGCTCCTGCCTTTTTTGCGTATGAACCGAACTTGGATACGCGTATCTATTTGCCGGAAGGGAATGTGGACGTACCGAAATTAACATACTCAACGATGCATTTGTCAGCAGGTAAATTCCGTGATGCACTCTTCTCCAACCCTAGTCTCGTTAAAAAGGATACAGGCGATAGCGGAGAAGAGTTGTATACGGATGGAACTCGTCTGTTGCGCGTTTACAATGATCAACAGCGTCTCGCTTATATTAATCCGGTTCAAAACTCATTTGGTCAGTTATCAGGTGAAGATTTGATTCTTCGTTCGCACGATTTTATTGACGACCATGCCGGATGGACCGATACGTATCGTTTGTATGATTATTCTCTGCCTGGACAATTTGCTAGTTACCGCCTTTACATTGACCAGTACCCAGTTTTTCAGACGAAAGGGATGTATGGCTTTTCCTCACTGTACGTGTCATTTAAGAGCAGTGACATTTATGAATACGTCCGTTTAATGTCTCGTTTACGCTTTGAGTTTGATCGCAATAATGTCGTCTTGGATTCAGGTCGTGAACTGATAGCGCAGCTACGGGCACAAAATCAATTTGATGAAGATCGCATTCAAGACATTAAAATTGGCTAT